A genomic stretch from Arvicanthis niloticus isolate mArvNil1 chromosome 12, mArvNil1.pat.X, whole genome shotgun sequence includes:
- the Kcne2 gene encoding potassium voltage-gated channel subfamily E member 2 isoform X3 translates to MTTLANLTQTLEDVFKKIFITYMDNWRRNTTAEEQALQARVDAENFYYVILYLMVMIGMFSFIVVAILVSTVKSKRQEHSQDPYHQYIVEDWQEKYKSQILHLEDSKATIHENTGATGFTVSP, encoded by the coding sequence ATGACCACATTAGCCAATTTGACACAGACGCTGGAGGATGTCTTCAAGAagatttttattacttatatgGACAACTGGAGGAGGAACACAACAGCTGAGGAGCAGGCACTCCAGGCTAGAGTGGATGCTGAGAACTTCTACTACGTCATCCTGTACCTCATGGTGATGATCGGCATGTTCTCGTTCATCGTGGTGGCCATCCTGGTGAGCACAGTGAAGTCGAAGCGGCAGGAACACTCTCAGGACCCGTACCACCAGTACATCGTGGAGGATTGGCAGGAGAAGTACAAAAGTCAGATCTTGCATCTGGAAGACTCCAAGGCCACCATCCATGAGAACACGGGGGCGACAGGGTTCACAGTGTCACCCTGA
- the Kcne2 gene encoding potassium voltage-gated channel subfamily E member 2 isoform X2, which translates to MSDGQELCLSGGRAVLTEDQSSLPKHTWWLTVTVRGSMTTLANLTQTLEDVFKKIFITYMDNWRRNTTAEEQALQARVDAENFYYVILYLMVMIGMFSFIVVAILVSTVKSKRQEHSQDPYHQYIVEDWQEKYKSQILHLEDSKATIHENTGATGFTVSP; encoded by the exons ATGTCGGATGGGCAGGAGCTATGTCTCAGTGGAGGCAgagctgttcttacagaggaccagagttctctTCCCAagcacacatggtggctcacag TTACAGTGAGGGGAAGCATGACCACATTAGCCAATTTGACACAGACGCTGGAGGATGTCTTCAAGAagatttttattacttatatgGACAACTGGAGGAGGAACACAACAGCTGAGGAGCAGGCACTCCAGGCTAGAGTGGATGCTGAGAACTTCTACTACGTCATCCTGTACCTCATGGTGATGATCGGCATGTTCTCGTTCATCGTGGTGGCCATCCTGGTGAGCACAGTGAAGTCGAAGCGGCAGGAACACTCTCAGGACCCGTACCACCAGTACATCGTGGAGGATTGGCAGGAGAAGTACAAAAGTCAGATCTTGCATCTGGAAGACTCCAAGGCCACCATCCATGAGAACACGGGGGCGACAGGGTTCACAGTGTCACCCTGA